From Chryseotalea sp. WA131a:
CTTTTTCCTTCCTCAATAAGCTCACGTATGTCCCCATTGAAAGTGAATATAGTCCGATTTTATCATTCGGGTATTTTTCCCTTGTCGCCTTGATTACGGAATCCAAGTCCAAAGAAAACTCAGGGTAAAAAAGAAAGTCCTTGTTTATTGTAAAGTCTGAACTCTTTCCAAAGCCTCTGTAGTCGAATGCGATAACTCTAAATCCTTTACTTAAAAATGCGTTTGCCTGCCAAATCAAATAACCCATATTTCCCGCATCTGTACCAACCAATATAATCGTCCGGTTGGATTTCAATGAATCGGGTCGTGGATACTCCCAAACGTTAATCGCGTAGTTGTCTGTCGTTTTTAATTGGTATTCAGAATAGCTTATACCCCACCTGTCGGGTGTAAATTTATACTCCCTTTCAGGGTTAATTGCCTTAACCGTTGTCGTCAAACCTAGCAGAATAAATAAAAGTATTCGGTTCATATGTCTTGAGTTAATTGGTACAATCTTTCTTGTCGGGTATGACCGCCAACGTGAATATTTGCGAGCGGGCGGGAATTTGGAACTGCGTCTTGTCCCCAGCACGAAGCGCAATAAAGATAACAAAACTTTGAACTACACGTCAACCCCGCCTGGCGCAAATATATTGTTGGCTGCCGTACTTAAACTAGTCTTGGTATTAGGTTCAAGATTAGAGCAACAAAAAGTAGTCCAATAGTCAAACGATATGCGTTAAACCAACCTGCGATTAGTCCGCTACTGATAAGAATATCCTTTTCGTCTGCGTCAATTGCGTTGCTCGTCACGATAAAACCTTTTCTCATTGATTTTAAAGTCGCAAAAGAATACTCTACAACGGGAACTCCTTGCGAGTCAATCCATTTTAAGTTGCGTCCGATTAAGTTTGACGAAAGCTTGTAAGTCTTACCACTTTTAAGTTTTAGGAATGTCTGTCCCACGAGTCTATTACCAATTTCTCCTACGAACTCATTGTTCCTTTTCAAGATAACTTTGTTGTCCCAAAAACCAACTCTACTAAATCTTATTTGTTCCTTCTCACTGTCAAAGCTTGCGTTAGAACTCAACGGGCTCAATAGAGTCAGTGTCCCCAATAATTGATTACCAATTTCGAAGTCAAAAGTGTTTCCTTTCAGGTCCGAATTTTTCCAAGTTATAGTTTCCATTGTCAAAATTGTTTAGTCGTTTTGTCGAGTCCCACAGTATGGCAGCCAACGTTTGTGTTTGCGCAGTGGTGCGATTTCGAAGCTGCGTCCTGTCCCCGACACCAAACGTTGAACGAAGATATAAACTTTGGGCTTCACGTCAACGCACCATTGCGTAAACATTTTGTTGTGTGTTCGTGCCCAAGTCCTACACTTTGTGAGCCTCACGGACTTGCTAGCTTTGACTTGCGCAAAGGATGTGGGGCTTGCAAGTTGGTGTGGCGTGAGGTCATTTCTTTTTGCTATGTAAGTCAACCGTTAAACTGGTCACCAATGAGTTCAATTTTCTATTTGTAGTAATTTTGTGTCTTCGGGTCAACTTTAAATCATTGAACAAACCAAATTATTTCCGAAGGTCTTTACTTTTAAAGTCGTGAAAGATTTTACCATCATAACGATGCACGCCATCAGCGCCCAACCAAATGCTTCCATCATAAGATTCTAGAATCGTGAAAAGTGCTCCTAGTTCGGGTTTTATTTCGGTTACAGTAGGCTCCTTGTTGTCCAATGACTTAGCCTCATAACGAGAAAGTACCCAATTTTGCTCATTAGGGCGACTAGAACTTGTCCAAATGTTACCATTTCTATCTTCATATACATAAAGAACGGAACTCGAGGTGAAGTTGGTAAATGTACTTCCATCATAGCGAGTCCCACCGAGCCAGATATTACCTTTTTTATCTTCGATAATGTTACCAACATTCTTAAAAGGTTTGCCCTTGTTAGCGAAAACTGAAAATGTTTTTCCATCATAAATGAAAGTATTAACATTGGTAGCAAACCAAAATTTGCCTGTTCTGTCCTCGATAATTGAATTAACTCCATAAGGCTGGCGTTCTGAAAAAGACTTCCCTGTTCTATCCTCATCCATGACCTGCCCATTTATTGTATAGCTTCGGAAGGAAGTACCATCATAGCGACTTGCTCCGCCACTGCCACCAAACCAAATATTGCCAGCTTTATCTTCATAAATGCAACCAATCTCATTGCTAATAAGGCCTTCCTTTGTTGTGAAATTTTGAAAAGTATGCCCATCGTAGTAGAAAACACCTGAGCCAATTGTGCCGAACCAAAAGTTACCGTTTCTATCTTCTAAAAGAGAAAAGAATCTAGCTGAACTTACTTTACTGGTGATATTGGTAAAAGATTTTCCATCATAACGGAAAATTCCCTCCCAGGAGGTCATCCAAATGTTACCCTTTCTATCTTGTTTGATTGTACGTACAACACTGGTAGGTCCGTAAGAGATAACCTCTTCTCTCGTCTCTGACTTGGCATTATCTGTCTGTTGGTCGGTTTTGTTTTGTCTTTCGCAGGAAGTGCAAAAAACAAACACTAAGAACAAAGTGTAAATCAGTTCGTAGTTCTTCATTTTCATTTTTAAATTTAACAAATGTAAAATATAGTCATACACAATGTCTGATATCTGTCAGATAGAAATTAACGCTACAGTCTAAGTGGCTTGTTGGCTTGCTTTGGTTGGAGTGTCGGCAGGTGTGGCAAGACAATGTGCCACGTTGCTATCTGTCCAAGGGCATGACACACAACGTGAGTATTTGCGTTCGAGCGGGGCTTTCGAAGCCGCGTCCTGTCCCCGACACCGAACGCATTAAAGATACGAAAACGTTGGATTACGCGTCAACCCCGCTTGACGCAAATACAGTGTTGTGGGCTGGCATACTACACCACACTTAAATTATTCTCTTGAATTACCTTTTTTAAATTCGGTCCCCAAAATTCAATTTGTCCAAAGTTGTCCAAGCAGTCCTGTAACGAATTTAACTTTTCTAAGAACGGTATTATGTGATTTTCAAAGTCCGACTTCATTTCATTTTTAAAATCGTCCATATTCATTTTGTCTGTCAGCGTGTAACCTGTCTTGTTTTTGTATTTGTACTCTTGTCTGTCGTCAGGTAGATAAAAACCTTCTCGCAGATAAACATTTAAATCATGCACGGTCGGTTTTTTCCCTATCTTGTCCGTCATTGTCGCCTTAACAGCAATTCCAATGTTAAAACAAAAGTCAACACTGTCTTTACTGTTCCATGAAAAGTTTTGAAGATTAATTAATGTAAAAAAAACTCCTTTGTCTTTCCACCAAGTTTGTCCCGAAGTCTGATACCCAAACTGTTTAAGTGTCGGTTTCAGATATGTTTTAATTATCTCCGTCTGTTTTTCCTTAGCTGTCATCTTTGTCGCTTAACTTCTCTGTCGAGCATGCTTGCCCACAACGATTGTGTTTGCGCAGTGGTGGGACTTTAAAACGCTTCACTGTCCCACGTGACCAAGCGTTGAACGAAGATAACACTTTGAACAAACACGTCACCCCACCATTGCGCAAACATTTTGTTGGTAGCTGTAGGGCCCATGTCCAAACTTCATTCATAGCCTTGTCTTTCGTCACCCGTTAATGTTACGTGTCGCTTTTTTTTCAGTCGTGCGGTGGGGCATTTTTCGTTTCTATTTTGTCCGCTTACACGAAACTAAGCACACTTATTGACTGGCTTTGGATGCGGGTCGCATGTGCGGCCAGACAATGTGTGTGCGAAATATGAAACTACTTTTTGAATTTAGTCGCCCAACCTTTTACAATTTGAGGCAGTCGGTCAATAACTTCTTTTCCAAACAGGGCTTCGGTTAATATTCCCATATGAAGCATGTCTATTATTCTGCATAAGTAAGAACGTCCGAGTGTCCACCATGTATAGTAGTCGTCAACGATTAAGAAGTGCTCGACTTCAACATTAAGGTTTTCCCTGACTTCTCTTAATTCCAGTCCGTCAAGTAATGTCTCATAAACACCATCAGCTACACGACTTCCAAAGGTAGTCGTGTAGTAATATTCCTTTATTTCCCAGATTGCAATTGGATTTATGACATTAGGGAATGCGCCATCGACCCTTCGTGAGAGTGTTCTCACTGGGAATTTTTTTAAAGTCACGGCAGTCAATTCTTTAGGGTCGTAGTCACAGGGAAGCCCGTTTGAGGCTGCCTCAATTAGCATATTGACGATCCCTGTTAAAAAGGCAAAGTCTCTCTTCTTTCCCTTTTGCTTATTCATGGGCAAAGGACAAGTTGGTTTGAGTTGCTTTTTTAAACTGCTAAATAGCTTCTTAGCTTCTGCTACCTTCATTAAGCTCGGCTCAACAACATCTTGAAGCACGTCAGACCGGTGTTTGAAGTACGCGATCAGAAGAGTACCGAATTCAGTCAGCTTATCATTGGCATCTACGATTTTGCTAGAATCAAGTCCATTGGCTTCATAGACGGATTTGAGTTCATCAATTGTTGGGATTTTTATTCTCTTGGTTTTCTTGTCCGTATAGCCAGCTTTTTGGCTTATTAGTTTTACGTTAGCCCAAAACTCCAATGGCTGATTGAGAAATAATTTATTTGCCTTCATTTAGTGCCTTTTCAAATTCATAAGTAAACTCCTTAATGTCTGAACCAAGAGCCTTGCAAAGCGCACGGAGTTCTACCAGATCAATTTTCCTTTCGCCACTTTCAATTTTGCTAATAAATGATTGTGGAACTCCCAGTTTGTCCGCGAGGTCAGCTTGCCTAAGGCCTGAACCAAGCCGGAGACGGTAGAGTTGTTCCAGTAGGACTTTATACTCCTTTTTAAAAAGGCTCTTTTTCACGTGATTCAAAAATATATCCTAAATTCGCATATCCCATTTTAGGATTTTAGCACAGGAGTATCTACTTTAGCCGAAAGACTTCAATTTATCAGGTATGCAGCTAACTCTCGAACAAAAATTTTTGACTTACTATCCACCAAAGTCACAATTGTTAAAATGGGTAGGAAATAAACAGAAGTTCGCTGTTGAGATTACTAAATATTTTCCCACTGACTTCAATAAGTATTATGAGCCGTTCCTTGGAAGCGGAGCGATAATAGCAACTGTCGCTCCCTCAAAGGGTGTTGGGTCTGATACGTTTAAGCCATTAATCGAAATTTGGCAAAAACTTGCAGTAGACCCAGATGGGCTTGTCGAGTGGTACAGTGAGCGAAGGAATCGAATCGGTTCTGAAACAAAAGAGAAAGTCTATGAAAGTGTAAAAGCTTCATATAACTCATCACCTAATGGAGCAGATTTTTTGTTTCTCAGCAGGGCAGCATATGGAGGAATTGTCCGATTCAGGAAAGCTGATGGCTACATGTCAACTCCGTGTGGTGTTCATACGCCAATCCCTGTTGAGAGTTTTGCTGCTCGTGTTAAAGAATGGAGAAGGAGATTAAAGGGTGTCAATTTTGAACATCTTGATTATAAAGAAGCATTTGAATTGAGTCGACCCGGTGATCTGATCTATTGTGATCCTCCGTACTCCCACAGTCAAAGCATTCTTTATGGGGCACAAGACTTTCGGTTAGAAGATTTATTAGATCAAATTGATCGTGCAAAGTCTAAGGGGGTAAAGGTCGCCTTGAGTATTGATGGAAATAAAAAATCAGGGAATTTCCTATGTGATTTACCAATTCCAAAAGGTCTTTTTGATAATGAAATTTTTATCGACTGCGGTCGCTCGATGCTAAGAAGGTTTCAATTGGAAGGTCAGTCATTGGAACATGAAGTTGTCGCTGATCGGTTACTACTAACCTATTGAGTAGTCGAAGTCGCGGGATTGGCGATTTGGCTCTTGCCATAGCTTTGGTGTCGCGGTGGCTTGTGAGGCTATGGCATGTGCCAAATAGGTGGGGCGAGTCGAAGCACAATCTTCTTAAAAATGCGAAGGGTCGGCTGTATTGGTTTTTTTCTGTCCCACGTTTTAATCTTTTCAAAGTCCAAGTTGTCTGCGAAGCGGTTCACTTGTCCCCGTGGGAAATCTTTGTTACTAAAGTGTCGTCCGTTTTGTTTGAGCCGCAAATTTGTCCGGGCCCTATTGCTACCAACATGAGTGCTTATGACGGGCGGGGATTAGCCACCTGCGTCTTATCCCACGGCACGAATATAAATAGAAAGCACGAAAAGTTGATGAACCACAAAACCCCCGACTGGCATAAGCACATTGTTGTGGCCAGTACGTTTACACTCAATCTTTAATCAGGGTCAATACTGTTTCCATCGCTTTGTCAACACCCTGAGTAATGTCGTCAATGGAGTAGTGAATTTTGTGGTCAGGGATTGTCCCACGTCCAAAATTGTTACTCGGTGTCACGTTGTTCTGGTATCGGGCAACAGGAATATTAACTTTGATTTTTGTATTAGGCAAGGTTATTAGAAAAGTATAGTTACTTGTATTTCCTAAATAACTTCCGCCTGTCTCTTCTCCGACAAAAGTTCCTCTCTTATTAAAATGAACTAATGCTGTAAAATCTGAGGTCGTTGAA
This genomic window contains:
- a CDS encoding helix-turn-helix transcriptional regulator → MKKSLFKKEYKVLLEQLYRLRLGSGLRQADLADKLGVPQSFISKIESGERKIDLVELRALCKALGSDIKEFTYEFEKALNEGK
- a CDS encoding alpha/beta fold hydrolase; this translates as MNRILLFILLGLTTTVKAINPEREYKFTPDRWGISYSEYQLKTTDNYAINVWEYPRPDSLKSNRTIILVGTDAGNMGYLIWQANAFLSKGFRVIAFDYRGFGKSSDFTINKDFLFYPEFSLDLDSVIKATREKYPNDKIGLYSLSMGTYVSLLRKEKVDFLIGEGFYHDPQKVIDRIKVNKGKVVLLPQFAKAIVKLDEKIPTMIFCASNDKTTITEDAKEFAKQNIVTIIEFKGDHLNGMNVFQKNDYGDEYADKVIEFLNKSGV
- a CDS encoding histidine kinase, producing MKNYELIYTLFLVFVFCTSCERQNKTDQQTDNAKSETREEVISYGPTSVVRTIKQDRKGNIWMTSWEGIFRYDGKSFTNITSKVSSARFFSLLEDRNGNFWFGTIGSGVFYYDGHTFQNFTTKEGLISNEIGCIYEDKAGNIWFGGSGGASRYDGTSFRSYTINGQVMDEDRTGKSFSERQPYGVNSIIEDRTGKFWFATNVNTFIYDGKTFSVFANKGKPFKNVGNIIEDKKGNIWLGGTRYDGSTFTNFTSSSVLYVYEDRNGNIWTSSSRPNEQNWVLSRYEAKSLDNKEPTVTEIKPELGALFTILESYDGSIWLGADGVHRYDGKIFHDFKSKDLRK
- a CDS encoding DNA adenine methylase, which produces MQLTLEQKFLTYYPPKSQLLKWVGNKQKFAVEITKYFPTDFNKYYEPFLGSGAIIATVAPSKGVGSDTFKPLIEIWQKLAVDPDGLVEWYSERRNRIGSETKEKVYESVKASYNSSPNGADFLFLSRAAYGGIVRFRKADGYMSTPCGVHTPIPVESFAARVKEWRRRLKGVNFEHLDYKEAFELSRPGDLIYCDPPYSHSQSILYGAQDFRLEDLLDQIDRAKSKGVKVALSIDGNKKSGNFLCDLPIPKGLFDNEIFIDCGRSMLRRFQLEGQSLEHEVVADRLLLTY
- a CDS encoding DUF4304 domain-containing protein; amino-acid sequence: MTAKEKQTEIIKTYLKPTLKQFGYQTSGQTWWKDKGVFFTLINLQNFSWNSKDSVDFCFNIGIAVKATMTDKIGKKPTVHDLNVYLREGFYLPDDRQEYKYKNKTGYTLTDKMNMDDFKNEMKSDFENHIIPFLEKLNSLQDCLDNFGQIEFWGPNLKKVIQENNLSVV